One window of the Bos mutus isolate GX-2022 chromosome X, NWIPB_WYAK_1.1, whole genome shotgun sequence genome contains the following:
- the NYX gene encoding nyctalopin, whose amino-acid sequence MESCGMLSLLLHAMVLGLPSTRAAEDTCVNACPAACVCSSVERRCSVRCDRAGLLQVPAEFPCEAASIDLDRNGLRFLGERAFGTLPSLRRLSLRHNNLSFITPGAFKGLPRLAELSLAHNGDLRYLHARTFTALGRLRRLDLTVCRLFSVPERLLAELPALRELAAFDNLFRRVPGALRGLANLTHAHLERSRIEAVASSSLLGLRRLRSLSLQGNRVRAVHGGAFRDCSALEHLLLNDNLLAALPADAFLGLRRLRTLNLGGNALGRVVRAWFAELAELELLYLDRNRIAFVEEGAFQNLSGLLALHLNGNHLTVLAWAAFQPGFFLGRLFLFRNPWRCDCRLEWLRDWMESFGRTADVPCASPGSVAGLDLRQVAFGRSSEGFCVDPDELNLTASSPGPSPEPAATTVSRFSSLLSKLLAPRAPVAEAANTTKEGPVNTSLSDSFPSLGVGGSGYKTPFLVGSGLLLSVAQHVLFVLQRD is encoded by the coding sequence CGATGGTCCTCGGCCTGCCCAGCACCCGGGCTGCCGAGGACACCTGCGTGAACGCCTGCCCGGCCGCCTGCGTCTGCAGCAGCGTGGAGCGCCGCTGCTCCGTGCGCTGCGACCGCGCGGGCCTCCTGCAGGTGCCGGCCGAGTTCCCGTGCGAGGCGGCCTCCATCGACCTGGACCGCAACGGCCTGCGCTTCCTGGGCGAGCGGGCCTTTGGCACGCTGCCATCGCTGCGCCGCCTGTCCCTGCGCCACAACAACCTGTCCTTCATCACGCCCGGCGCCTTCAAGGGCCTGCCGCGCCTGGCCGAGCTGAGCCTGGCGCACAACGGCGACCTGCGCTACCTGCACGCGCGCACCTTCACCGCTCTCGGCCGCCTGCGCCGCCTCGACCTGACAGTCTGCCGCCTCTTCAGCGTGCCCGAGCGCCTTCTGGCCGAGCTGCCCGCCCTGCGCGAGCTCGCCGCCTTCGACAACCTGTTCCGCCGCGTGCCCGGCGCGCTGCGCGGCCTGGCCAACCTGACGCATGCGCACCTGGAGCGCAGCCGCATCGAGGCCGTGGCCTCCAGCTCGCTGCTGGGCCTGCGCCGCCTGCGCTCGCTCAGCCTGCAGGGCAACCGCGTGCGCGCCGTGCACGGCGGCGCCTTCCGCGACTGCAGCGCCCTGGAACACCTGCTGCTCAACGACAACCTGCTGGCTGCGCTGCCGGCAGATGCCTTCCTCGGCCTCCGCCGCCTGCGCACGCTCAACCTGGGCGGCAACGCGCTGGGCCGCGTGGTGCGCGCCTGGTTTGCCGAGCTGGCCGAGCTCGAGCTGCTCTACCTGGACCGCAACCGCATCGCCTTCGTGGAGGAGGGCGCCTTCCAGAACCTCTCGGGCCTCCTGGCCCTGCATCTCAACGGCAATCACCTTACTGTGCTTGCCTGGGCCGCCTTCCAGCCCGGCTTCTTCCTGGGCCGTCTCTTTCTCTTCCGCAACCCGTGGCGCTGCGACTGCCGCCTGGAGTGGCTGCGGGACTGGATGGAGAGCTTTGGGCGCACCGCCGACGTGCCCTGCGCCTCTCCGGGCTCGGTGGCTGGCCTCGACCTCCGCCAGGTGGCCTTCGGGCGCTCCTCCGAAGGCTTCTGTGTGGACCCTGATGAGCTGAACCTCACGGCTTCTAGTCCCGGCCCATCCCCAGAGCCGGCGGCCACCACAGTGAGCAGGTTCAGCAGCCTCCTCTCCAAGCTGTTGGCCCCGAGGGCCCCGGTGGCGGAGGCGGCCAATACCACCAAGGAGGGGCCGGTTAACACCTCGCTGTCCGACAGCTTTCCCTCTCTCGGGGTAGGCGGCTCGGGCTATAAGACCCCGTTTCTCGTGGGCTCTGGTCTCCTGCTCAGCGTGGCTCAGCACGTGCTGTTTGTCCTCCAGAGGGACTGA